The sequence GTAGGCGTGCTGCTTCATTCCATCTCCCAGAAGCTGAATACACATTTGATAAAACTACATGAGATCCAATGCACCTTGGCTCAAGCTCCATAATTTTCTTGGCTACTTCCTCAGCCAATGAAGTATTTTTATGCACTCTGGAAGCCCTTAACAATGTGGACCACACACATGCAGTTGGCTTTATTTGCATCTTAGATATAAAATTATATGCTTCATCTAACTCTCCTGCACGGCCAAGGGTATCTGCAAGTGCTGCACAATGCTGTAGAGTAGGAACAATTCCATAATGATCCGACATACTATCGAAATACTTCCTGCCCTTATCCACCAATCCAGCATGACTGCATGCAGTCAGAACCGCAAGAAAGGTGATATGATTAGGCTTCACATTTCCCAATTCCATTCTCTCAAACAGCACAAAAGCCTCTCTTGCTGGACCGTGCAGTGCATACCCCATGATCATAGCGGTCCATGATACAATGTCTGGTGAAGGCATCCTGTCAAAGATGCGACGGGCAATGCTAATTTCCCCACATTTGCAGTACATGTCAATCAGGGAGCTAGATATAAACAAATTATCTTGAAACCCACCCTGGATCACGTAGGCATGCAGCTGCTTCCCGAAGCGCAACGACCCCAAATTGCCACAAGCAGGTATGAGGCTCGAGAAAGTCACAGGCCCAGGCCTAACTCCAGCCTGCAGCATCCGAAGAAATATTCCAATCGCCTCCTCAGCCGAACCATTTTGTGCACACCCTGCGAGCATGGAGTTCCACAGAATTGGGTCACGTACTGGGAGATTGTCGAACACCTTCACAGAGTAATCGGTCCAAGTGCAATTTGCATACATATCAATCAGGCTACTGCCAACAAACACATCTTCGTCAAACCCATTCCTGATCGCAAAACCATGCACCTCCATGCCTCTCTTGACATCAGCACACTCCGCAAAGATTGGCAGCACACTGGACAAGGTGAACGAGTCGGGCCTGAACCCATCCATCCACATCTTCCTGACCAATCCCAGCGCTTCCTGGTGCCTCCCTTCCTCCGCGCAGCCCAGCACCAAAGTGTTCCAGGACGCCACGTCCCTCTCAAGCATTTCGTCGAACACTTTCCGCCCGCTTTCCAATGCGGTCGGTGATCCCGTGCCATCCACGGTGGTCACACCGGAGGGGCGGAGATCCGAATCTGGTAGCTTGCAGTAGAAGTTGAGGAGGGCGTTGGCGGTGAAGCGGTCGGCGAATGCGCCGGAGCGGATGGCCAGCCCGTGGAGGGAGGCGCCGAGGGCGCGGAGGCCGAGGGCGGCGCAGGACTTGAGCGCCGCGGGGAGGGAGGTCGGCACGGACGAgcgcggagcggcggaggcgcgcaTTCGGAGGAAGGCGGAGACGGCGTCGCGGAAGTGGCCCTGGGCGGCGGCCATGCGGATCTGGTGAGCCCACGAGAGCGGAGGTGGAGACGGTGcatgggcggcagcggcgaaaGTTGCTTGCTCCATGGCGGCATCGATTCTGTAGGCGGTGACGGGACggatgagggggggggggggggggggggggggggaggaaagtttttttttttagcaTCGGGTGGGAGGAAAGTTAGGAAAAGGCTCTCGCCATTTTTTAGCTTTGCATTTTCATCTGAAACTGAGGACGATAGTGTGAAACCGGCCGGAAGCAAACATATATGTATCATATCACAAATTCCAACATACTGGAACCTGATTGAAAACATGTTATATGAGAGCGTCACAAACCTAAAGGTGATAATGGATTATGGTCTTAGTGGTCTCTTTGCAATTTAATTTGACTCTTAAAatttttagcttaaaattgtataaaattagACTCTTAAATTATTTAGATCAAATTTGAAGGCCCTTAAATTATCCAGACCACCTAACCATGCATTGCTTCAAATATTCAGCTCATGTCGGTATCATCCAAACCACAGTACCATATTGAATCTCCATAATACAGCGACACACTGATAAATGACTTTTAACTACGTACTCAAAAACACTCGCAAGTCACGGATCGCACCGTAGGGTAGGAACATGTTCACTGTCACACGTCACACCAGAATGACCAGTTCGTAAACACGGCGACATTAAGGTCTATAAGACAAGACAAGAGTCTCCCACAGTAAATCAGGGAGATTGTAGCTAGAGTCCACAGTTGATTAgtcttttttctttaaaaaaaaagtacacAGCTAATTAGTTGGCAGGGCCGGCTCAGAGGGGAGGGCAATTTAGTCGAGTACACACAGCAACTGAAAATGAGGAATGTGCATTGGATGAGTACTGTGTTTCGAGGTCTGATGGGCCACCATGTTTCCGCAGGCCTCCTCTCATAAGTTTCGGCCCATAAACTTGGTTGTTGCCCATCATTGGGCCTTGCGGGCCGTCGGGAACGGTTTCAAAGTTCCTTTTTTCCGAGAGGGAGAGTCGGAAATTCTATTCATCTTCCGCAACATTTTTTCTTCTCTACCTTCCAATGTTTGAGATTCATACAAACTTTTTCATCCATTGGATCTCTTCAACTAtaaccttcttcctcctctttcctcaccatgtggcgccgccgccacctcgcccgCCGCTGTTGCACCCTGGCGTCACGGCGCGCTGCTGCTAGGCGCTACTGATGCTGCTGCCGCGCGCGCTGCTACGGCTGCTtctgccgccgcgcgccgccgtccccgctcCCCACCGGCGCCGAAGAAGATGGATTGAAAAAAATGTTGATCTAGATTTTGGTTTGTTGAATCTATTTTGTTGAGATGTTGAAATAGTCTCTAAAAAATGTTGAATATATTATTTTCAAATATtgaactattttttttaatattttgaaTCTAATTTGGGTTTAATAGGCTTTATAGATACATAGTTTATACATCTTTCAGAAGTTATATAGGATGCTATGGTTTCAGAAGTTATATAGGAGGCCATGGGAGAGTGGTGGTGCGAGCGCGAACCCTGAGACTAAGCAGACGAGTTTGCTAAAAAAAACACTAAGCAGATGAGTTTTTGTTCCCTTTAAAAATGGAGGCTATGGCCTATGGGCAAAACAGTTGACGGATCAAAGTCGCCAATGTCTCCTTCCAGCTGACGACATGGCCGAAACAATTTACCCCGAGTAATCTGACACTTTAATTATTAGAGGTGTGACCGGGTAGCCCCCGTGTGTACATACATGCACGTCGCGGTAATCGGTATGCAGGGGCGACGCATGCGTTTTTGACAGAGTCCTGCACTCACCAGAACGTTTTGCTTTATACTTTAATAACCACCCCAAAATGAAGTCAGGGCACGCCCAAAACCTCCGTACGGAGGCATCTGATCGCGATTTGTTAATGCAGGGCGCGACGCATGATTGGGCCCGATGCGTTCACTTGACACGCTCTTTGCTTGCgttgcccggcggcggcgcttcactTCGCCACCCCACCCCGGCGACGATCCGGTCGGAGGGCGCGGAACGGGTCCGCGTCCGACTCCATGCGGGGTGGCCGGGGCCCACCGCCAGCCACGTGAGCAGCTGAACCGGTCTGGTCCCGGCTACGCCACCCACCATCCCCACCCCACCTCGCCGCCAAAACGCCCGCCCAAGCTTTTTAAGAGCCCCCGGCGCGCCTCCTTCCCCGCCAAGCCGCGCCGCGCAGCGCAGCACTTCATCTCCGGTTCTGTCTTTTCTCATCGACGCAGCGAGCGCGGGGAAGCCCGGGCCGGAGAGGCGACATGTGGGTGTTCTACGCGATATCGCTGCCGCTGACGGTGGGGATGGTGGCGGCGACGCTGCACTACTTCGCGGGCCCCGCCGTGCCGGCCCGcgtgctcgccgtcgtcggaTACGCCTGGCTCTGCTCCCTCTCcttcgtcgtcctcgtccccaCCGACATCTGGACGGTGCGATCCCGCCCGCCCCCTCCTTGCTCGATCCACGCTGctagcgctgcgccgccgccgcggcctctctGTCAGCTTCCTGCTTAGTGTGATCATTTGGGCTTCCGAGGAATTAAGCTGCGCTTGCTCCGTGACCATACGTGATCAGAATAACATGGGAGGCGCCGTAGTTTTGGATGGATACTGCCATACTGGTAAAATGCGGCGTCGAGATTGGAGTTTTGATGAACCGTATGTGAACCCGTTGCTACTAGTTTGCTGCGGAATGATTTCAGATCATTCTGTGCAGGTAATGTCAATACTAATAACAAGGTAAAAAATCGTGAAATCAATCGCGGGAGTGACTGGGGGTTAGGTACTTAGGTGGTGAAATCGTCAAATTAGCCGCATTAGACTGCTTCAATGGCTTGTCAACTCCTGCTGCATAATTAAAAGCTTAAGCAAACAATCACCATCAACAAACGGATTAGACTTTTGCTGTCGCAGTTTGTACATTCATACAATCCACTCGCGCCGTTACTTGTTACGCTATACTCGTGTACTGGTCTGCAAGCTAACCTATTTTCAATCTGTTGGCGCGCCGGCTGACCCGTTATGATCGGATTGCAGGCAATTTCAGGAAATCAGAACAGTGACGTCGGGTTCTTTTGGAGCTGGTCGTATTGGAGCACATTTATCCTAGCGTGGTATGTCAGCGATCCCGTGCGCTCTTGTTTGTACTGCATATTAACGGACAAAACGTGTTTCACTCTGTCTCCGTAGCTGCAGTGTTGGGAAGACCGGGAATGATTGTGTTTCTTATGATGAGCTCAAATAAACATGACATGTCATTTGCATAACGTTGATGCAGTGTGACACCGTTGCGTAAACATTGATTTTTTAACTGCACAGTTGGTCAACGTCAACGTTTACCTTAATTGTTTCCCTTTACTAGATAAACTAGGTCCTTTGACATGGTCTCTTATTTGCCCTGCGTTCTACAAGCACTAACCATGGATAAAATCTTTGGCCTCTTGGTTGGTATTGCTATTTCGTTTTACAATATTACATTGTTTCTCACCTGAGCTGTGGGCTTGTGGCTAACATAAGAAAAAGTACTTATGGGGCATCCTAATTGCCTAACTTTTTTTAGTGAACAACTTACTTCCTTATTTAGGTTAGCAGTTGGTAGGTTGTTTGTTGTAGACCGCAGTGTAAATTTACAGTATTGTCATTTGAAATTCTATCTATCTACCTGAACAGGTCTATTGTTCCCACTCTTCAGGGCtatgaagattctggagattTCACATTCAAAGGAAGGCTAAAAAGTAGCATCCAAAAGAATATGACATATTATGCAATTGTGGGATCCACTGGCCTTTTTGGACTCCTCCTGATTATTATCATGCGTCATAATTGGTATGGTTTAGAATTCTATCATGATTGTATAAACCTTGATCAATCTAATATGTATCTGCATCTGGGGTGCAAATGTGATTGCTCTGATTATACTGCAGTGGAACAAAAGGCCACAATTAACTCTCTTGAAATCTATCCAATTCCTAGCcacttccttaaatatctcttgaCAAACATTTTGTTTCTTGTGTTCAGTCCCTTTTTCAATCTTTGTTTGGAGAAGGGTTCATTTGAATTCTTGTTTCACTTTCGTAACTTAAATTATTGTCTGCTGGCAGGGTTCACGGTATCTTGGGCTTTGCCATGGCATGCTCAAATACCTTTGGCTTAGTGACAGGTGCCTTCCTGCTGGGTTTTGGCTTGAGCGAAATTCCAAGGAACATATGGAGAAATGCTGATTGGACTCACCGCCTCCAATTTTTATCTCACAAAGTTGCCAAGATGTCTACAAAGCTTGATCATGCTCACCAAGAATATTGCAGTACAATATATGTATGTGCTTTTCTAGATTCCAAATAGTCATATCCTGATCACTGCATTTATCTGAAGAACTGTTCCTTGCCTGATCTTAGGTTGTTCAATCCACCTCGAATCAAATGTCCAAGCGCGATCCATTAAGACCTTGCATGGATATCATTGATAATATGCTGGCTCGAATGGTATGGATTTTCAGGTACCACATGAAGTTTCATTTAAATATTGGATTAGTCATAACAATTCATCACCTCACATCCTTTTTTCCCTCAGCTACAAGATGATGCATTATTCAAGCCTTCTGGTGGAAAATTAGGGGAAAATGATATGGACTATGATACTGATAATAAAACAATGGCTACGCTCCGACGTCAACTTAGGAGAGCACATGAGGAGTATTATAGGCGTAAAAGGTACGATACAGTAGACCATTACAAGTTGATAGCTTTTATACCATGTTTTTTAATTAAAAAGAAAGGCTCGCATTTGTTCATGTCTACTGTGCTTAATTTTATATTCTACTTTTGCAGTGATTATCTGAATTGTGTAATGAAAGCCCTTGAGCTTGAAGACACTATTAGAAACTATGAGCAACGCGGTGCCAGTGGATGGTAAGTATTGTTTATGTTTGTGTAGAAATGGTTATGCCAGTTTATGAAATGTGCTTTTGTGGTAAAAGATTTCTTGTTGGTATTTTAGGTTTATATCCTTTTTTCTGAGAATATGGAGAACTGTGTATCTTTGTATTAGAAGGAAAATGAGTTTGTTACAGCACAATCAACTGTAATTTAGGTATATCCACAGGTAGTTACAGTACAGGTCTTTCACACAATATATTTTTACTGGGAAAATTCAGAAGAATGTTGATGTGTCTTTTATTTTGTCTAATCATATTACAATAAGCTATCTTGGGAATTCTTTTTACTATTTTTACCA comes from Panicum virgatum strain AP13 chromosome 4K, P.virgatum_v5, whole genome shotgun sequence and encodes:
- the LOC120703168 gene encoding putative pentatricopeptide repeat-containing protein At3g23330 codes for the protein MEQATFAAAAHAPSPPPLSWAHQIRMAAAQGHFRDAVSAFLRMRASAAPRSSVPTSLPAALKSCAALGLRALGASLHGLAIRSGAFADRFTANALLNFYCKLPDSDLRPSGVTTVDGTGSPTALESGRKVFDEMLERDVASWNTLVLGCAEEGRHQEALGLVRKMWMDGFRPDSFTLSSVLPIFAECADVKRGMEVHGFAIRNGFDEDVFVGSSLIDMYANCTWTDYSVKVFDNLPVRDPILWNSMLAGCAQNGSAEEAIGIFLRMLQAGVRPGPVTFSSLIPACGNLGSLRFGKQLHAYVIQGGFQDNLFISSSLIDMYCKCGEISIARRIFDRMPSPDIVSWTAMIMGYALHGPAREAFVLFERMELGNVKPNHITFLAVLTACSHAGLVDKGRKYFDSMSDHYGIVPTLQHCAALADTLGRAGELDEAYNFISKMQIKPTACVWSTLLRASRVHKNTSLAEEVAKKIMELEPRCIGSHVVLSNVYSASGRWNEAARLRKSMRNKGMKKDPACSWIDVKNKLHVFVAHDRSHPWYDRIIDALNVFSEKMALQGYVPNTEDVVQDIEEEQKRYVLCGHSEKLAIVFGIICTPPGTTIRVMKNLRVCIDCHTVTKYISKLAEREIVVRDANRFHHFKDGNCSCGDFW
- the LOC120701902 gene encoding uncharacterized protein LOC120701902, with the protein product MWVFYAISLPLTVGMVAATLHYFAGPAVPARVLAVVGYAWLCSLSFVVLVPTDIWTVVQSTSNQMSKRDPLRPCMDIIDNMLARMLQDDALFKPSGGKLGENDMDYDTDNKTMATLRRQLRRAHEEYYRRKSDYLNCVMKALELEDTIRNYEQRGASGWKYLSSFRENRSGTMGSFLDSTEFIWRCLLKKQLMRVLSVILGCISASILLAEATLLPSDVDLSLFSNLINAVGKQEVLVQVWSLSVLLM